From Flavobacterium sp. 102, a single genomic window includes:
- a CDS encoding ABC transporter ATP-binding protein yields the protein MSNKVLETKGLTKYFYDPIQFQVLKAIDMSINHGEFVSIVGKSGCGKSTLLYLLSTMDTDYEGQLFINEELITGKSDKSLAQLRNEKIGFVFQFHYLLSEYNVLKNVMLPGMKLNKFSEEEIEYNAMEHLKTLDMHEQALKMPNQLSGGQKQRVAIARALINNPLIIMGDEPTGNLDKKNSDIVFDIFNHLTKDHNQTLLVVTHDNDFASRTQRTITMEDGKII from the coding sequence ATGAGCAATAAAGTACTCGAAACTAAAGGCTTGACCAAATACTTTTACGACCCGATTCAATTTCAGGTGTTGAAAGCAATCGACATGAGCATCAATCACGGAGAATTTGTTTCAATTGTTGGGAAATCGGGCTGTGGAAAATCGACTTTACTGTATTTACTTTCTACTATGGATACTGATTATGAAGGGCAATTGTTTATCAATGAAGAATTGATTACGGGTAAATCGGATAAATCATTGGCTCAACTCAGGAATGAAAAAATTGGCTTTGTGTTTCAGTTTCACTATTTACTTTCGGAATACAATGTCCTGAAGAATGTGATGTTGCCCGGAATGAAACTCAATAAATTTTCCGAAGAAGAAATTGAGTACAACGCTATGGAACATCTGAAAACATTGGACATGCACGAGCAAGCTTTAAAAATGCCCAACCAATTAAGCGGTGGACAAAAACAACGTGTGGCTATTGCCCGAGCCTTAATCAACAATCCCTTAATCATTATGGGTGATGAACCTACGGGAAATCTCGACAAGAAAAACAGCGATATCGTTTTTGATATTTTCAATCATTTGACCAAAGACCACAACCAAACTTTATTAGTCGTAACTCATGACAATGATTTTGCAAGCCGAACTCAACGGACAATCACGATGGAAGACGGAAAGATTATTTAA
- a CDS encoding pentapeptide repeat-containing protein, whose product MHSDYIADQEFRDEIFNDVNTKFKEFENCTFYNIDFTDCTFQTVTFVDCNFFDCNFKDTKINYVSLRGVWFTKCNFTNVNFAMTDQVIFEFHFKDCLLDYAQFYALKMKKMQFINCSMIAVDFMASDLTEVLFDNCNLRRAVFIDTIANKADFSTSYDYAFDPEKNKIKKAVFSTDGLKGLLQKYDIIVK is encoded by the coding sequence ATGCATTCAGATTATATCGCAGACCAAGAATTCAGAGACGAAATTTTTAATGACGTTAATACCAAATTCAAGGAGTTTGAAAACTGTACGTTTTACAACATCGATTTCACCGATTGTACTTTTCAAACCGTGACTTTTGTGGATTGTAATTTTTTTGATTGCAATTTTAAAGACACCAAAATCAACTATGTTTCACTGCGCGGGGTTTGGTTTACCAAATGTAATTTCACCAACGTCAATTTTGCCATGACCGACCAAGTAATTTTTGAGTTTCACTTCAAAGATTGTTTGTTGGATTATGCCCAATTTTACGCATTAAAGATGAAAAAAATGCAATTCATCAACTGCAGTATGATTGCCGTCGATTTTATGGCGAGTGATTTAACCGAAGTTTTATTTGACAATTGCAACTTACGACGAGCTGTTTTTATTGACACTATAGCCAACAAAGCCGATTTTTCAACAAGCTACGATTATGCTTTTGACCCGGAAAAGAATAAAATCAAGAAAGCGGTTTTTTCCACTGATGGATTGAAAGGATTGTTGCAGAAATACGATATAATAGTTAAATAA
- a CDS encoding GMP reductase produces MRIETDLKLGFKDVMIRPKRSTLNSRAQVSLEREFKFLHSTHLWTGVPIMAANMDTVGTFEMALALAKEKLFTAIHKHYTVAQWNDFIKNAPSEIADYIAVSTGTGKSDFKKINEIFTQNPQLKFLCIDVANGYSEHFVEFLRQARKQFPDKVIIAGNVVTGEMVEELLLEGADIIKVGIGPGSVCTTRVKTGVGYPQLSAIIECADAAHGLGGHIISDGGCAIPGDVAKAFGAGSDFVMLGGMLAGHTESGGKLIEINGEKFKQFYGMSSETAMKKHVGGVAEYRASEGKTVQVPFKGDVIDTLHDILGGIRSTCTYVGASKLKELTKRTTFIRVTEQENTVFGKL; encoded by the coding sequence ATGAGAATTGAAACCGACCTGAAACTGGGCTTTAAAGATGTAATGATACGACCAAAACGTTCGACTTTAAACAGTAGAGCGCAAGTGTCTTTGGAAAGAGAATTTAAGTTTTTGCATAGTACGCATTTATGGACAGGTGTTCCAATTATGGCTGCCAATATGGATACAGTTGGCACCTTCGAAATGGCATTGGCTTTAGCCAAAGAAAAATTGTTTACGGCGATACACAAACATTATACAGTAGCACAATGGAATGATTTTATAAAAAATGCACCCAGCGAAATTGCAGATTATATTGCCGTTAGTACCGGAACCGGTAAAAGCGATTTCAAAAAGATAAACGAAATATTCACTCAAAATCCACAATTAAAATTCCTTTGTATTGATGTAGCCAATGGTTATTCAGAACATTTTGTGGAATTCTTGCGTCAAGCGCGAAAACAATTCCCGGATAAAGTGATTATCGCCGGAAATGTTGTCACAGGTGAAATGGTCGAAGAATTGTTATTAGAAGGTGCTGATATTATCAAAGTTGGGATTGGTCCGGGTTCGGTTTGTACGACCAGAGTCAAAACCGGTGTTGGTTATCCGCAATTGTCTGCTATTATTGAATGTGCCGATGCGGCTCACGGTTTAGGCGGACATATCATCAGCGATGGTGGTTGTGCGATTCCGGGCGATGTGGCGAAAGCTTTTGGCGCAGGTTCCGATTTTGTAATGCTCGGCGGAATGTTGGCCGGACATACTGAAAGTGGTGGAAAACTCATTGAAATCAATGGTGAAAAGTTCAAACAATTTTATGGTATGAGTTCAGAAACTGCAATGAAAAAACACGTTGGTGGCGTTGCCGAATACCGTGCAAGTGAAGGCAAAACGGTGCAAGTTCCGTTCAAAGGTGATGTGATTGATACTTTGCATGATATTTTGGGCGGCATTCGTAGTACTTGTACTTATGTTGGCGCTTCAAAATTGAAAGAATTGACCAAAAGAACTACATTCATCAGAGTAACAGAACAAGAAAATACCGTTTTTGGAAAATTGTAA
- a CDS encoding NUDIX domain-containing protein, whose protein sequence is MTNEINFFNYCPNCSSQSFTYQNNFKFNCHTCDFVLYHNIAAAVAIVFTYEDKVLFTVRNVDPDKGKLDLPGGFIDPGETAEEAACREIREEIGLYISTTELKYVTTSPNNYLYKKVAYRTMDIFYECSLDSEEMEITAKDEIQDLIWIKRSEIDLNKIGFISIKKVIEKYYILEK, encoded by the coding sequence ATGACAAACGAAATTAATTTTTTCAACTACTGTCCGAATTGCTCCAGTCAAAGCTTTACTTATCAAAACAACTTCAAATTCAACTGCCATACTTGTGATTTTGTATTGTATCACAACATAGCAGCAGCGGTTGCGATTGTTTTTACTTATGAAGACAAAGTTTTGTTTACCGTAAGAAATGTTGATCCCGACAAAGGCAAACTCGATTTACCCGGTGGATTTATTGATCCCGGAGAAACGGCTGAGGAAGCAGCTTGTAGAGAAATCAGAGAAGAAATTGGTTTGTATATTTCTACGACGGAATTAAAATATGTTACAACTTCACCCAATAATTATTTGTATAAAAAGGTAGCTTACCGAACCATGGATATTTTTTATGAATGTTCATTGGATTCAGAAGAGATGGAAATTACTGCCAAAGATGAAATTCAAGACCTGATTTGGATTAAAAGAAGCGAAATCGATTTGAATAAAATTGGGTTTATTTCCATCAAAAAGGTAATCGAAAAATATTATATTTTGGAAAAGTAA
- a CDS encoding MATE family efflux transporter, with the protein MSSKPNKITTLFRLIKQSLKGEEHDYTQGNVKTAILLLSIPMILELSLESVFAVVDIYFVGHLPNADIAVATVGLTEAVISLVYTLGIGLSVGATAIVARRVGEKDLIEASKSGAQAITVSLIVAILVAILGVTFAADILALMGAKPEVIKEGTTFAQIIFASSPAIILLFLINGIFRGAGDAAMAMRSLWLASIINIILCPLLIYGYGPFPELGLTGAAIATAIGRTTGVLYQCYHLFLKSRSIKIYKTYFKPNLEIVKSLLNISTPAMFQFFIQSGSWIVLTYIVSVTGSTDASAGYQIAIRNVVFFILPAWGLSNAAATLVGQNLGAKQPERAQQSVLLTTKYNIIFMSFVTLIFVCFSEFIISFYTEDKVILAYGSQALRIIGLGYVFYGIGMVMIQALNGAGDTKTPTWINIVCFWMIQIPLAWFLAVYLDFGPLGAFIAIPSAETVLALLAFYYFKKGKWKTVQV; encoded by the coding sequence ATGTCATCCAAACCAAACAAAATCACCACACTTTTTCGGCTAATTAAGCAATCGCTTAAGGGAGAAGAACACGATTATACGCAAGGCAATGTAAAAACAGCCATTCTTTTATTGTCCATTCCAATGATTTTGGAATTAAGTCTGGAATCGGTTTTTGCCGTAGTGGACATTTATTTTGTTGGGCATTTGCCTAATGCTGATATTGCTGTGGCGACAGTTGGCTTAACCGAAGCTGTGATTTCTTTGGTTTACACACTCGGAATTGGCTTGAGCGTCGGTGCAACAGCGATTGTAGCTCGACGTGTTGGCGAAAAAGATTTAATTGAAGCTTCCAAATCAGGAGCGCAAGCCATTACGGTTTCTTTGATAGTAGCTATTTTGGTGGCTATTTTGGGCGTTACTTTTGCGGCTGATATTTTGGCTTTAATGGGTGCAAAACCTGAAGTAATAAAGGAAGGAACCACTTTTGCCCAAATCATTTTTGCGAGCAGTCCGGCAATTATTTTATTGTTTTTGATTAATGGAATATTCCGTGGCGCCGGTGATGCTGCGATGGCGATGCGAAGTCTTTGGTTGGCGAGTATTATTAATATTATTTTGTGTCCGCTATTAATTTACGGTTACGGACCGTTTCCTGAATTGGGTTTAACAGGCGCAGCGATTGCAACCGCTATAGGAAGAACGACGGGTGTTTTGTATCAATGTTATCATTTGTTTCTTAAAAGTAGATCGATTAAAATATACAAGACTTATTTTAAACCTAATTTAGAGATTGTCAAATCCTTGCTGAATATATCAACACCGGCCATGTTTCAGTTTTTTATCCAAAGCGGCAGTTGGATTGTGCTGACGTATATTGTTTCTGTAACCGGAAGTACGGATGCAAGTGCCGGTTATCAGATTGCGATTAGAAATGTGGTATTCTTTATTTTACCGGCTTGGGGATTGAGTAACGCGGCTGCGACTTTAGTGGGACAGAATTTAGGTGCGAAGCAACCGGAACGTGCACAACAAAGCGTATTGCTAACGACCAAATACAATATTATTTTTATGAGTTTCGTGACTTTAATCTTTGTTTGCTTCTCAGAATTCATCATTAGTTTTTATACCGAGGACAAAGTAATTTTGGCTTATGGCAGTCAGGCGCTACGAATCATCGGATTGGGTTATGTTTTTTACGGTATCGGAATGGTGATGATACAAGCGCTGAATGGAGCAGGCGATACCAAAACACCAACTTGGATTAACATCGTTTGTTTTTGGATGATTCAAATTCCATTGGCTTGGTTTCTTGCGGTTTATCTAGATTTTGGTCCGCTTGGTGCTTTTATAGCGATTCCATCGGCTGAAACGGTTTTGGCTTTGTTGGCTTTTTATTATTTCAAGAAAGGGAAGTGGAAGACGGTACAAGTTTAA
- a CDS encoding SsrA-binding protein: MYKILAQLNKLLLPSFTKRGLDLAKAKKWQMAIIAWRYYVTCKALE, from the coding sequence ATGTACAAAATTCTGGCCCAACTCAACAAACTTCTTTTACCAAGCTTTACTAAGCGCGGCTTAGATTTGGCGAAAGCCAAAAAATGGCAAATGGCTATTATTGCTTGGCGGTATTATGTTACTTGTAAAGCATTGGAATAA